In a single window of the Manis pentadactyla isolate mManPen7 chromosome 14, mManPen7.hap1, whole genome shotgun sequence genome:
- the MGST1 gene encoding microsomal glutathione S-transferase 1 isoform X3, whose protein sequence is MTKIEKMVDHMELMQNEVFLAFASYATIVLSKMMFLSFVTGFYRITRKAFANPEDCISFGKGEEAKKYLRTDNRVERARRKVC, encoded by the exons ATG ACCAAAATTGAAAAAATGGTTGACCACATGGAGCTCATGCAAAATGAAGTATTCTTGGCCTTTGCTTCCTATGCAACTATTGTTCTTTCAAAAATGATGTTTTTGAGTTTTGTAACCGGGTTCTATAGAATTACCAGAAAG GCTTTTGCTAACCCAGAAGACTGTATAAGCTTTGGCAAAGGAGAAGAGGCCAAGAAGTACCTTCGGACAGACAACAGAGTGGAACGTGCACGAAG
- the MGST1 gene encoding microsomal glutathione S-transferase 1 isoform X1 → MTKIEKMVDHMELMQNEVFLAFASYATIVLSKMMFLSFVTGFYRITRKAFANPEDCISFGKGEEAKKYLRTDNRVERARRAHLNDLENIVPFLGIGLLYSLSGPDLSTALLHFRLFLGARIYHTIAYLIPLPQPNRVLAFYTGCGVTLSMAYRLLKSKLYL, encoded by the exons ATG ACCAAAATTGAAAAAATGGTTGACCACATGGAGCTCATGCAAAATGAAGTATTCTTGGCCTTTGCTTCCTATGCAACTATTGTTCTTTCAAAAATGATGTTTTTGAGTTTTGTAACCGGGTTCTATAGAATTACCAGAAAG GCTTTTGCTAACCCAGAAGACTGTATAAGCTTTGGCAAAGGAGAAGAGGCCAAGAAGTACCTTCGGACAGACAACAGAGTGGAACGTGCACGAAG AGCCCACCTGAATGACCTTGAGAATATTGTGCCGTTCCTTGGTATTGGCCTTCTATATTCCTTGAGTGGTCCAGACCTTTCCACAGCCCTCCTGCATTTCAGACTCTTTCTAGGCGCACGGATTTACCACACCATTGCGTATTTGATACCCCTTCCCCAGCCAAACCGTGTTTTGGCTTTTTACACTGGATGTGGAGTTACTCTTTCAATGGCTTACAGGTTGCTCAAGAGCAAATTGTACCTGTGA
- the MGST1 gene encoding microsomal glutathione S-transferase 1 isoform X2 — translation MVDHMELMQNEVFLAFASYATIVLSKMMFLSFVTGFYRITRKAFANPEDCISFGKGEEAKKYLRTDNRVERARRAHLNDLENIVPFLGIGLLYSLSGPDLSTALLHFRLFLGARIYHTIAYLIPLPQPNRVLAFYTGCGVTLSMAYRLLKSKLYL, via the exons ATGGTTGACCACATGGAGCTCATGCAAAATGAAGTATTCTTGGCCTTTGCTTCCTATGCAACTATTGTTCTTTCAAAAATGATGTTTTTGAGTTTTGTAACCGGGTTCTATAGAATTACCAGAAAG GCTTTTGCTAACCCAGAAGACTGTATAAGCTTTGGCAAAGGAGAAGAGGCCAAGAAGTACCTTCGGACAGACAACAGAGTGGAACGTGCACGAAG AGCCCACCTGAATGACCTTGAGAATATTGTGCCGTTCCTTGGTATTGGCCTTCTATATTCCTTGAGTGGTCCAGACCTTTCCACAGCCCTCCTGCATTTCAGACTCTTTCTAGGCGCACGGATTTACCACACCATTGCGTATTTGATACCCCTTCCCCAGCCAAACCGTGTTTTGGCTTTTTACACTGGATGTGGAGTTACTCTTTCAATGGCTTACAGGTTGCTCAAGAGCAAATTGTACCTGTGA